The window CCTTTCTTTACGCAGCTAAAAGGTATTGTGAATTGAAAGTCAATGTTATTAGTCTAAAGCAATAGGTATGTCAAAGTTACCTAGTTTTTTGATTCACCACCTCAATGGATTGCCTTATAAATTTGTTTGTAGATGGCCAAAAAACAATTGAAGGAAAGTATGCTTTGGGCAAATACGATAGGTATTTCTTTTAACACATGTCGTCATCGTACAAAATCATTTCAAGTCTCACTTTAAATATAAGTTAGTGTGGTACCTTAACATAATTGTTTCATTTGATCTATAATCCCATAGATTCCTTGTCAGTGTCATGCACTCTCGTCTCAACTGAACTAGAGCCCTCCTGCTTTTCTTTATAatgctattttttttaaaaaagtaacaATCACAATAATATTGCCAATTTATGGTTTTGATTTCCCCCTTTTCTTTGTGGCTGCAGACTTGAACCAGGAATGCTGATTATCTTCAATAAATGTCTTCTATTTGAAATCTTGGTATATTGTATTCTTGCTTTTCATTTTGTGTCCCTTtggcttaatttattttttgtaacTTGCTAAACGATTGAGTATTGAAGGATATCCGCCGGTATGTGTCTTTTTCTGATATGTTGGAGTCTGAAAATCTTCAAAGCATCCTGCCTGGAATTGAAAGCATTAATGAAGGTAATCTCCTGTAAATCTATACAGTCTTTTCTCAACTGTTTCAACAGTTAGATAAGTTTTTCCATATTGAAAAGTGTACCACTTCATAAACTATAATGCAaactttttgaattttgaatcaAATATAAGATCACAATCATAGTTTGAATATGCACTTTATAGCAGAAATTGTGGCAGATCTTTCAATTTAAAAGATGTAGAACTGTATTTgtgattgaattttgaaaagGTAGAAAATAGAGCATGTGTTTGttatcatcttttttttttttaatgtaataaatatattttcgaGGGATAGGTGGAGATTTCTTCTAAATAGATTCTATGATTTATGAGATTAACACAAGGTTCCATAATTTAGAAATTTTACTCTGTTTTTCCATTATTGATAAATATAGAAtccaaaaacaaagaaaatattatttaaaaaaaaagtttataccTTTTTGGAATAGTGATAATTGACCAGTCCATTTAATTCAACCATTAAAGCTATGACCAGCAACACTGTCCCTTTTTTTCAACTCTTAACCAGTTTGCAACAATAAACATTAGAGAAGGGAGAAACTGAGCAAATAATatttgagaaagagaaaaataaaaatgaaacaaacctaaaaagtaGTAAATAGAGGTGGTTGAAGTTGTTGAATTGAGACAGTTAATTTCTTCATAGTGAACAATTATGTTGCACATATTTTCAGGTTTGCAAATATTGAAATCTTTGAACagagaagaggaagaaatgGGTGACAGTGTTCTTGCTCTATGCATCTCACGTGTGCCATTTCAGCCATACATTTCTTTAGCTGCAATAATCTCAGTGAGTTTTCTTTGTTGCTAAAATCAATGGTGATagaatagcaaaatttaaaagaatttcAGCATGTAGTCAAAGTTTTGAATATTTAGGAGTACATCttgaattgaattaaattatttatcaTTTCAAAGTTCTAGGTCAATGCTACATGCCAGTCAAAGTTGTAGGACTAATAATATGAAGTTGTTAACAGACTTGTAACCTTAAGGGCACAAGTTCGATCTGCGGTACTGCATCTTCTTGTTTATTCTAATCATGTacttatgtttatatatacgcATATGAAGTTATTAGCAATTAGTCCTATGTGCTATTCGTGTATCTTTGACATAAGATCTGTTTAAATGAGGAGAAATATTGAAGTAGTATCAATGTGCGTGATGATAAGGTATGAATTCAATTCAAGAAGTCCTTCAGTTATATGTTGTGAACACTATTAAGTTCAACTGCTGGATGTCTTTACATTTTGGACTCTTGTACGGATTCTCATTTTGCTTCATTCTTTGGCTTTCGGTTTTAATAAGGAAGTATATTTCATCTATTCTCGTTTTTGTGATTTTCTTTTACTTTGCCTGCTGTATTTTCCTCTTCTCAATGGTCCTCAAATGTAGGAAACTTTTGTGTTAACTTGCTGACATTAGTCATATAGAAGTGCATGGTATATAGTTTGCATTGATTATCAAATTCTCTACTCCAGGGCCTGAGTTATGAAGGTCTTCAAGGTCTTCTTGGCTTGGCACATACCGCAGGAACAGTTGCTGATGTTCTTCCCCCACCAAGATCAGCTCTTTTATCTTCATTTGTGCTTCCATATAAACCCAAGGTCAGATTCTATATTCGTGATGAGTTGCTCAGTTTTTATCCCAAGCGAAAAGAGTTTATTATGCTGCATGTGCTGTCAAATTAATTCTATCGGTATTGAATAGTATTTTTGACATCCAAATCAATTACTCCAAATTTTCTGAAGTTTGGATATATTGGTTAAGGGTTACTGTTAATATTCAAATGCATGTCTtgtttttcaataatccatattttgaattaaaactgtATTGTGATATCAAAAAAATTGAGTGGTAATCCAGCCTTTCCAGAGGGCACTCTCTCTCTCCCATGTGCCATGATTAATAGACTAAATCCTAAAATTCTGCCTTCAACTTTAATCTCCCTGTTTATAAATTTTACATCAAATGATAATTGCACTCCACCAAAAAAAAGCATTAAATGTCAATCCTGAAAGAGAATAAGTGAAATTTGGAATGCTTGAATTTGGTATGTCTTAACTATTGGACAGTactttcagaaaaaaaaaaaaaaagtataactACTTTTCTAATCAAGCTTTTAAAGATGCACGTTTACAGTTCTGTTTGTTGCATATTTGTTTTTTGTGGTTACTTGTCGCCCAATTATGGAAGTCAGTTTTTTCAATGAATCGAGGGTAAAGGCATAAAGTTAACTCATGGAGCTAAGGCATTGGCAAAGCATCATCATAGATCTAGCAGCAAATATTGGGGTACTTTTGATGGAAATGGTGAGCAGTGTCTTTATTactataattattaattatttattttagttcaaaatttgattttgtgATCTTCTTGTTATGGATTTAAAGATTTAGCATATGATGACTAGGGTGAAGATTTTCATTCATGTGATTTCACCAATCAACTATATATTCTACTCATATTCGTTAATAGAATTTTCCTGCTATATTTCTAACTATAGACTGAAGTATGTTTTCTATATAATTCAAAGATTTAGCATATGATGTTTCATTCCTGTGGCATTGGACAATTATCGAATTGCTTAATGAAGTTAGCTGCAAAATTAGTTGCACTATATGGACtccattattttattttgtttaccATCAAAATCAATTCTGCTTTAAGTTGTGAATTCCATTAAATTTTCATGTGTTATCTAAAAGTTCcatttgataactatttctTAGTTTTCAAGAGAAAGAGGAGATTCATAGCTTATAAGTGAGGACAATTATCTCCATTGGTATAAGGTCTTTTGGGTGAAACCAAAAGCAAAATCATGAGTTCCTAAAGTGGACAATCACATTAGTTTTATTTTCCttattaaattacaaaaaagaaaaaaatgtaggTGGAAGtatgttttataattttaacttccaaaaaccaaaacaaaaaaccaTGTGGTTGTTAAAGCCTAAATAATTATCAAACTTTGAAGCCAAAGTTCTGTTGGATCTAAGTGCACACAAATGCCTCAATTGATTATGACTGGCCGTAGAAGTTTCAAGAATTGCGATCATTTTCTATATAAGAAATGGAAAAGATTTAAGATTATTTGACTGTGTACATGACTGATCTTCCTTCGCACAATAATATCTTTTGTCAGATTCTGAAAAGAATAGGCTTGCTATGAATACGATTGTTCACTTGATAGCTCATTGCTGCTGGATGAATATTCATATTGTTGCACCACATGGGATCGTTTTTGAGATAAGGATAGCGCAAGGGTATGGTGCCAGGTGGTCAAAAGATGGAAACAAGGTATCATTTTCATACAAGACCCTGTTCTTATGTAATAAGTTTTGGAgttattgatatatatatatgtataacaGCTCAGTTTATGTTTGGTAATGCTATAAAAATTACACAAAAATGAAAGTTCTCAGTTCTTTGAGGAAAGTCGATTGAGTTTGTCCATGGAGAAAGTCGACCACTTAGGAGACTAAAGTCTTgctgtactttttttttcaacatttcaGTTCATTGGATTTCTGGAGCCATACATGGAAGATGGCCATTTAAAAGGATGGAAGcactaatctttttttcttaagaTGATTCTCTAGGTAGATACCAGCTTTCAATTTCTTTTCAGAGCCCATAAATgacattttaatattttcacaCTGTTCTACTGCTGTTTTTGGTCCCTTTAGCTACAGGAAAAGGAGATTCTTGTTAGGAAGCAGATCAACTACTTGGTTAAAGTAGAATCTTTATGTCACATGATGAGATTTGTAAGCACAGTATATATGCAATAATTCATGTCTGGAACTAATTATTGTATCAACTCAACTATATGAACACCATTTACATTCTAATATGCATTACATTCTCATTCTTCATTGCACATATGCATCTTGAGTTTCTGGAAGCTGTTTCAATTTCGTACAATGACTTTTTCATTATGGTAACAATCTGCTGATCTTAACTTCGACTTCATTTAAAGAGTATATATTAGTTTTCTTCCACTTCCACAGTTCTTTTCAATATATCTTTCATTTAGTTGTTTCGAGGTTTTTTCGTAGCTTCAAATAGGGATTTGGCTGTTGACCTGAGAATAATAGACATTTCTTGCCGGTGTGGTTCAATGTAACTTGGATGTTTCTTTTAGTGCACATGCACCTCGACTGACCTCACAGAACAATTCACCTAACCATAAAACATTCGGGTCTCGAAGAAACTAtagaatattaaattttaagtaGGTGGTCATCATAGATTGAATCCATAACTTGATAATATCAAGGTTATGTATTATGTAACTTTGATCATAAGCCTCGACATGAAACTCAATCTCCCattcaattcaaaattttaacttcATCATAGTCTCATGGTTGGAGTTTGTCAATGATACTAACATTTTATTGTAGCTTTTGAAGATTGACTGACATTGACTCCTCGATATCGAAGGCTGGATTGATCACACAATAATTTTAGAAGATAGAATCAAAGCTTTCATCTACACTAGCTCCTAGTAAGTATAGGGTGATGCCTAGaaccattttaaaaaaaaaaattacttttagAGTGTTGTAGTAGTCTAGCTTTTTAAGACAGTTTGAGATCTttagggaaaagaaaagaaacaaacttCAAATCTCCAAGAAAAGGAAAACTGTAAAGAAAATGTAGAAACAACTTTTTAGAAGGATGTCATTGTAATCTGCAGGCTGCATCTTAGTCTTGTCTTTTAGCCTTGATTATTGAAGAGGAATAAAATATGCTTAGATACCATTTGACATCATATTGTCTTGACTTTAATTGTTTTTAGTGTAATAATTCATGATTTATTGATATAATTGTGATGAAATAGATCTTAGCAGTTTCATAAATATACTTTAATAAAACATTATCTGGTGGGGCGATTTTGATTTTTGACCACATTTGTAATTCTTAGCTTCAAAATTCTGGCAGGTTTAGGCTTTGAATTAGGATGGTTTTGCCGATGTTTAAAATGAACTATTCTATACTTTTAGACTTACATCTTTATACCATTAAAgttgattttttctttctttctttctttctttctttttatttgatttattgtGTATTTATCAAATATGAATTTTCCAACTTCTTTACTTATTTATCTCTATCATCGCCTCCAATTAATCGTTTCATAACGTTTCATATTTCTCAATTACTATTTTGTATTTCTTCATAATCTCAGTTTGGtgtaattttttataaatcttTTTAATGTTTCTTGATACCTCGTTTCGATACAATTCTAAAGtctgtttttttaaaaaaaaattattaagtaATCCTTTTGTTAactatatgaaaaaaaaatgtcttaTTTTATTGACTAAAAGTATGATTTtcattatatataaaaagacaTACTTATCCGGCTAAGTCAACAACTATCTAATCTATCTATCCAAAATATAATATATCCAAAGGGTTTGCATGTTTAATAATGACTTGACTTTCTAAATTTCAAATTCGAACTTTGGTTAATTGTcgtatataatatttttaaccTAACAATTAAGTATGTAATAAcatttcaataaaatttaaattatatttttatgaaCTATAGATTTTATATTAAATGAAGAGAATAGGGAAAGAAAAGTTAATTTAATTCTTATTTGGTCCAATGGGTGGGGGGGTAAGGCAGTTGATTTGTCACAATCTGTTTCTTATGTGGGCATCAAATAATGGTGATAAAGATACCTCCATCTTTGACTTCAAATTCTATTTagatatcttcttttttttcttttcattttgaaCTCTCCACTCTTATGTCACTCTTACTCATTAATGCATCaacatttttccttttttt is drawn from Cucumis melo cultivar AY chromosome 11, USDA_Cmelo_AY_1.0, whole genome shotgun sequence and contains these coding sequences:
- the LOC103498964 gene encoding uncharacterized protein LOC103498964 isoform X2; its protein translation is MSVHLLTQISYLFQEKETLALLEILCPGNFCPMYEKMSMKIGEFLKAKRRKYSWSEMVQMLKTINLDLYIDEPFFTQLKDGQKTIEGKYALGKYDRLEPGMLIIFNKCLLFEILDIRRYVSFSDMLESENLQSILPGIESINEGLQILKSLNREEEEMGDSVLALCISRVPFQPYISLAAIISGLSYEGLQGLLGLAHTAGTVADVLPPPRSALLSSFVLPYKPKGKGIKLTHGAKALAKHHHRSSSKYWGTFDGNDSEKNRLAMNTIVHLIAHCCWMNIHIVAPHGIVFEIRIAQGYGARWSKDGNKFIGFLEPYMEDGHLKGWKH
- the LOC103498964 gene encoding uncharacterized protein LOC103498964 isoform X1; translated protein: MTKTTNLSTHHRSSSCPEGSPSPIMIKLEDCVQELLKFVLQSSTNGTLDFDLGLSTAFCSVLLKHDPSTSNPLPDSKAGVPPYPLYERLTLALWESLCSGTFCPMYEKMSMKNGESSLKQKEEIWLKLIMDKGSEMVQMLKTINLDLYIDEPFFTQLKDGQKTIEGKYALGKYDRLEPGMLIIFNKCLLFEILDIRRYVSFSDMLESENLQSILPGIESINEGLQILKSLNREEEEMGDSVLALCISRVPFQPYISLAAIISGLSYEGLQGLLGLAHTAGTVADVLPPPRSALLSSFVLPYKPKGKGIKLTHGAKALAKHHHRSSSKYWGTFDGNDSEKNRLAMNTIVHLIAHCCWMNIHIVAPHGIVFEIRIAQGYGARWSKDGNKFIGFLEPYMEDGHLKGWKH
- the LOC103498964 gene encoding uncharacterized protein LOC103498964 isoform X3, with the protein product MTKTTNLSTHHRSSSCPEGSPSPIMIKLEDCVQELLKFVLQSSTNGTLDFDLGLSTAFCSVLLKHDPSTSNPLPDSKADGQKTIEGKYALGKYDRLEPGMLIIFNKCLLFEILDIRRYVSFSDMLESENLQSILPGIESINEGLQILKSLNREEEEMGDSVLALCISRVPFQPYISLAAIISGLSYEGLQGLLGLAHTAGTVADVLPPPRSALLSSFVLPYKPKGKGIKLTHGAKALAKHHHRSSSKYWGTFDGNDSEKNRLAMNTIVHLIAHCCWMNIHIVAPHGIVFEIRIAQGYGARWSKDGNKFIGFLEPYMEDGHLKGWKH